One Mycobacterium paraseoulense genomic window, TTCTGGCGTCGCTGCGCAGCGCGGGCATCACCTACAAGACGCCGGAGGCGGCGGTCCAGTTCGCCCAGGCGGTGTGCACCGCCATGGGCAATGGCGAGTACGGCCCCCAGATGGTCAACGATTTGAAGGGCCAAAACCCCGGGCTCACCACGGACCACGCCGCGTCGTTTCTGGCGATCGCCGCGAAGTTTTACTGTCCCCAGCAACTCAACAGGAGCTAGCTGGGCGCCGCCCCCACATCCTCCGGTTGCCCGCAGGTTGCGCGCGCGTGGCCGCATCGCATCCGGTTCCGATGGGGTGCACCCGTTGTTTACCTGTGCATGGTTAGCTCCGGGCTGCTGTGCCGGCCCGGGGGAAGGAGTGCCGATGGACACGTTGAGTGTCGCCGATTTCGCGCTCCGACTGGCCGTCGGGGTGGGTTGTGGGGCCCTCATCGGCCTGGAGCGGCAATGGCGGGCGCGGCGGGCCGGCCTGCGCACCAACGCGCTGGTCGCCGGCGGCGCGACGCTGTTCGTGCTGTACGCCGCCGCCACCACGGACACCAGCCCCACGCGGGTCGCGTCGTACGTGGTGTCCGGTATCGGCTTCCTCGGCGGTGGCGTGATCCTGCGCGAAGGGGTGAACGTCCGCGGCCTCAATACCGCCGCCACCCTGTGGTGCTCGGCGGCGATCGGTGTCCTGGCCGCATCCGGACATCTGGTCTTCGCGCTGATCGGCACCGGGACCGTCATCGCCATTCACGTGCTCGGGCGCCCGCTGGGCCGGTTGATCGACCGCGACAACACCGGCGACGAAGACGAAAGTCTGCGGCCCTACCTGGTCCAGGTGATCTCGCGGCCGAAACACGAGAAGTACGCGCGCGCCCAGATCATCCAGCACGCGAGCGGCAACGACATCACGCTCCGCGGCATCCATACCGGGCAGGCCGGCGACGACGAGATCATGTTGACCGCGCACCTGCTCATGGACGGGGACGCTCCTGCCCGGCTGGAGCGGTTGGTGGCGGAGCTGTCCCTGCAACCGGGAGTCCGGGCGGTGCAGTGGTACGCGGGCGACGAATCTCAGCAGGACGGGCGTCGCTAGGGACCAAGGCGACCCAACCGTCCGGTTGGTCGTCGTATTCTTATGCCTGTGAGTACGCTTTCAGGCTTCGTGTCGGCGCTGCCCCCGCAGCTGAGGGACCCGGTGCTGCTCGCCGTTCCGTTCTTCTTGTTGCTGTTGACCCTGGAATGGACCGCGGCCCGCAAGCTGGAAAGCATCGTCGAGCGCGAACGCCCCGTCTCGGGCGCGTACCTCACCCGCGACTCGCTGGCCAGCATCTCAATGGGACTGGTTTCGGTGGGCACCACCGCCGCGTGGAAGACGCTGGCCCTGTTCGGCTACGCCGCGATCTACGCCTACGTGGCGCCCTGGCACCTCTCGGCGACCCATTGGTACACGTGGGTCATCGCGCTCCTCGGTGTCGACCTGCTGTATTACGCGTACCACCGGATCGCGCACCGCGTCCGGTTGATCTGGGCGACGCACCAGGCCCATCACTCCAGCGAATACTTCAACTTCGCCACCGCACTGCGCCAGAAGTGGAACAACAGCGGCGAGATCCTGATGTGGGTTCCCTTGCCGCTGGTGGGGATCCCGCCCTGGATGGTGTTCTTCAGTTTCTCCGTCAGCCTGATCTACCAGTTCTGGGTGCACACCGAGCGGATCGGCAAGCTGCCCCGGCCATTCGAATTCGTCTTCAACACCCCGTCGCACCATCGGGTGCACCACGGGATGGACCAGATCTACCTCGACAAGAACTACGGCGGCATCCTCATCGTCTGGGACCGGCTTTTCGGCAGCTTCCAGGCCGAGCTGTTCCGCCCGCATTACGGCCTGACCAAGCGGGTGGACACGTTCAACATCTGGAAGCTACAGACGCGCGAGTACGTCGCCATCGCGCACGACTGGCGTTCGGCGACCAGCCTGCGCGATCGCCTGGGCTACGTCTTCGGCCCGCCGGGCTGGGCGCCGCGCGGCGCGAGCCACACCGAGTCGGCCGTCCAGCTCGCGACGTCGCCGTAACGCCGGCCCCGGGCGCCGCGAAGACTTCTGCGTAACCGAAAGTCACGCCGTAATCTCAAATCGGTCGAGATTTGGCCCCGACGGATCGGAGTTCATGGTGCGTCGCCTGGCAATGCGCGCATTCATCGCGTCGGTCACCGTCGCCGCGCTAGCGCAGTGGCTGCCGCTTGCGCCGGCGGAAGCGGACCCGGTCGTGGTCTATCCGGGCATGGAGATTCATCAAGGCAACCGCGTCTGCACGCTGGGCTACGTGGACCCCGGCCTGAAGATCGCGTTCACCGCGGGGCACTGCCGTGGTGGTGAGGGGGTCGTCACCGACCGGGGCGGGGCGGTCATCGGCCGCCTGGCGGCCTTCCGGGACAACACGCCCAGCGGGACGACGGTGGCCACCGACCAGTTGATCACCGACTACGAGGCGATCGTGCTGGACAACGGCGTCATGGCGAACAACGTCCTGCCTGGCGGCCGTCAACTGATCTCGAATCCGGCGGCGGCACTCGCCCCGGGCCAGGCGATCTGCCATTTCGGCGTGAGCACCGGCGAGACCTGCGGGACGGTGGAAAGCGTGAACAACGGCTGGTTCACCATGTCGCACGGCGTGCAGAGCCACAACGGTGACTCCGGCGGGCCCGTGTACCTGCCGTCCAGCGCCGGTCCCGGGCTACTCGTCGGGATCTTCAACAGTGTCTGGGGGGATTTTCCGGCCGCGGTGTCGTGGCGGGCGACGTCCGAAGAGGTCCGGGAGGACCTCGGGGTGGCGCGAGGCGGCGCCCGCTAGGTGAGTCAGCGGGGCGCGTCCGCCTCGGCGAGTGCGAACACCGGGATCGTGGGGGCCGCGGCGCGGAACTGCTCGTCGGAGCTGTCCGGGGTCAGCCCCGCGACGTAGTCCTTGACCTGCCAGTACCACCGGTCCAGATAGCGCCGCAGCAGCTCCGGTTTGGCTGCGTCGGCCACCTCGCTGACCCGGGCGCGCCGCCTGCGCCAGCGGGGGCCCGTCTCGACGACGCCCGCGGCCCTGACGTTGCGCGCCCACTGGGTGTTGCCGCGTGGTGAGACCAGGTAGTCCACGCCGTCCACGGTGAGCAGGTTGATCACCACCGCCCGCGGTTTTCCGCTCTTGCGCCCGCGGACCCGCAGCGCGCGCGTCCCGGCGATGCTGACCCCCATCTCGGCCAGCCAGCGAATCACCGCGTTGGCGGCCCGCGCGGCCCGGTTCGGCTCGTCGTATCGCGTCGACATGTCCCGTCCTCTCTCGCAAGCATCCGAGAGCACCGCTCTCTTAGATCGGCACGCTGCCACAGTCCTGGCCAGAAAGCAAGAGCGGTGATCTCGGTCATGTCAGACTGACCGGGTGGGCAAACGCCGGGAAACGCGGGAGCAGATCGAGGCGCGCATCATCGAGCTGGGCCGCCGGCAACTGGTCGATCGCGGGGCGGCCGGGTTGTCCGTGCGTGCGATCGCCCGGGATCTCGGCATGGTGTCGTCGGCCGTGTACCGGTACGTGTCCAGCCGGGACGAGCTGCTGACCTTGCTGCTGGTCGACGCCTACTCCGACCTGGCCGACGCCGTGGACCGCGCCCGCGAAGCGGTCGGGGAGCTGTGGAGTGACGACGTCGTCGCCATTGCCCGGGCGGCGCGACGCTGGGCCGTCGCTCACCCGGCCCGGTGGGCCCTGCTCTACGGCAGCCCCGTCCCCGGGTATCACGCGCCGCCCGAGCGCACCGTGGGCGTTGGGACCCGGGTCGTGGCGGCCTTCTTCGACGCCGTGGCGTCCGGGATCGCCACCGGAGACATCAGGCTGACGGATGCCGTTGCGCCCCAACCGATGTCGTCGGACTTTGACCGGATTCGCCAGGAGTTCGGGTTTCCCGGCGATGACCAGGTGGTCACGAAGTGCTTCCTGCTCTGGGCCGGCGTGCTGGGCGCGATCAGTCTCGAGGTGTTCGGGCAATACGGCACCGACACTCTCACCGACCCGGAGGCGGTGTTCGACGCGCAGCTTCGGCTGCTGGTGGACGTGCTGGGCCGGCATTGAGCGTCGCGGGCCACAAATTAGAACATGTTCAGCCAGCTGTGGCGTGACCGCGGCGGCTCGTCATGGCAAAGATTTCCCGGGCCTTTCTGGAGGCCGAGCCACTGGACTATCCTGCGAGACGATGACCCTTCCCGTTGAATCGCCGACCCAGATCGCGTGGGTTACCCCCGACCTCGATGCCACCGAAACCGCTCTCACCGGCTTGTTAGGTGTGCGGAAATGGGTCCGGATACCCGACGTGCACTTTGCTCCGGATTCGTGCAGCTACCGTGGCAAGCCGGCCGATTTCGTCGCCAGCATCTCGCTGAGCTACCTCGGCGACATGCAGTTGGAACTGATCCAACCGGTCCGAGGCGAGAACATCTATAGTGACTTTTTGCGTGAATCCGGGCCCGGTCTGCACCACATCTGCATGGAGACGGAAAGCCCCGAACAATTGGAGGCGGCGTTGGCGGGGGCCGTGGAATCCGGGGCGACGGTGGTACAGCAAGGCGTGATGCCCGGAGGGATCCGATTCGCCTATGTGTCGGCGCCGCAGGCGGCCGTGCCGTTTGTGGAGATCGCCTACATCGCGCCCGAGATGAGGGCGTTCTACGACTACATCAAAAGGGAGCAGCGGTGAGCCGCGCCAGCGACGACGCACTGGGAGCACCCCGGCAGACGGTGGCGCGCCTCCCGCTTGCGGGGGACGGCCAGGGGGACGCGGTGATGTCGGGTTACCACCCGCTTGCGCGGGGAGAGGAGTGGCGCACATGAGCACGGAAATACCTGCAACGGTCAGCGCGGACGACGTCACATCGTGGTCCGATGACGTCGACGTGGTGGTGATCGGCTTCGGCATCGCGGGTGGCTGCGCCGCCGTCAGCGCGGCGGCCGCCGGCGCGCGGGTGCTGGTGCTGGAGCGCGCCGCGGCGGCGGGCGGCACCACGTCGCTGGCCGGGGGGCACTTCTACCTGGGTGGGGGAACGGCGGTTCAGCAGGCCACCGGTCACCCCGATTCGCCCGAAGAGATGTACAAATACCTGGTCGCCGTGTCCCGGCAGCCCGACCACGACAAGATTCGGGCCTACTGTGAGGGCAGCGTCGAGCATTTCGATTGGCTGGAAGACCTGGGTTTCCAATTCGAGCGCAGCTACTTCCCGGGCAAAGCGGTCATCCAGCCCAACACCGAGGGCCTGATGTTCACCGGCAACGAGAAGGTGTGGCCCTTCCTGGAGCAGGCGGTGCCTGCCCCGCGTGGCCACAAGGTGCCGGTGCCCGGGGATACCGGCGGCGCCAGCATGGTGATCGATCTGCTGCTCAAGCGCGCCGCGACCCTGGGCGTGCAGATTCGGTACGAGACGGGCGCCTCCGAGCTCATCGTGGACGGGTCGGGCGCGGTCACCGGCGTCATGTGGAAACGGTTCTCCGAAACCGGTGCGGTCAAGGCGAAGTCGGTGATCATCGCTGCGGGGGGATTCGTGATGAACCCGGAGATGGTTGCCGAGTACACCCCGAAGCTGGCCGAGAAACCGTTCGTGCTCGGCAACACCTACGACGACGGCCTGGGCATCCGGATGGGCGTATCGGCGGGCGGCGCCACCGAGCACATGGATCAGATTTTCATCACGGCCCCGCCGTACCCGCCATCGATCCTGTTGACGGGGATCATCGTGAACAAGCTCGGACAGCGCTTCGTTGCCGAGGATTCGTATCATTCGCGGACTTCCGGGTTCATCATGGACCAGCCGGACAGCGCGGCGTTCCTCATCGTCGACGAGGCGCACCTGGAACACCCCAAGATGCCGCTCGTCCCCCTGATCGACGGATGGGAGACCGTCCCGGAAATGGAAGCAGCGCTTGGCATTCCGGAGGGCAACCTGGTGGCGACGCTGGACCGGTACAACGCCAACGCCGCCCGCGGCGAGGATCCCGACTTT contains:
- a CDS encoding DUF732 domain-containing protein, producing the protein MRLLPALIGFSAVLALAAPAGADPDAAGVDEASFLASLRSAGITYKTPEAAVQFAQAVCTAMGNGEYGPQMVNDLKGQNPGLTTDHAASFLAIAAKFYCPQQLNRS
- a CDS encoding MgtC/SapB family protein → MDTLSVADFALRLAVGVGCGALIGLERQWRARRAGLRTNALVAGGATLFVLYAAATTDTSPTRVASYVVSGIGFLGGGVILREGVNVRGLNTAATLWCSAAIGVLAASGHLVFALIGTGTVIAIHVLGRPLGRLIDRDNTGDEDESLRPYLVQVISRPKHEKYARAQIIQHASGNDITLRGIHTGQAGDDEIMLTAHLLMDGDAPARLERLVAELSLQPGVRAVQWYAGDESQQDGRR
- a CDS encoding sterol desaturase family protein gives rise to the protein MSTLSGFVSALPPQLRDPVLLAVPFFLLLLTLEWTAARKLESIVERERPVSGAYLTRDSLASISMGLVSVGTTAAWKTLALFGYAAIYAYVAPWHLSATHWYTWVIALLGVDLLYYAYHRIAHRVRLIWATHQAHHSSEYFNFATALRQKWNNSGEILMWVPLPLVGIPPWMVFFSFSVSLIYQFWVHTERIGKLPRPFEFVFNTPSHHRVHHGMDQIYLDKNYGGILIVWDRLFGSFQAELFRPHYGLTKRVDTFNIWKLQTREYVAIAHDWRSATSLRDRLGYVFGPPGWAPRGASHTESAVQLATSP
- a CDS encoding Rv1815 family serine proteinase codes for the protein MVRRLAMRAFIASVTVAALAQWLPLAPAEADPVVVYPGMEIHQGNRVCTLGYVDPGLKIAFTAGHCRGGEGVVTDRGGAVIGRLAAFRDNTPSGTTVATDQLITDYEAIVLDNGVMANNVLPGGRQLISNPAAALAPGQAICHFGVSTGETCGTVESVNNGWFTMSHGVQSHNGDSGGPVYLPSSAGPGLLVGIFNSVWGDFPAAVSWRATSEEVREDLGVARGGAR
- a CDS encoding nitroreductase/quinone reductase family protein, which gives rise to MSTRYDEPNRAARAANAVIRWLAEMGVSIAGTRALRVRGRKSGKPRAVVINLLTVDGVDYLVSPRGNTQWARNVRAAGVVETGPRWRRRRARVSEVADAAKPELLRRYLDRWYWQVKDYVAGLTPDSSDEQFRAAAPTIPVFALAEADAPR
- a CDS encoding TetR/AcrR family transcriptional regulator, which gives rise to MGKRRETREQIEARIIELGRRQLVDRGAAGLSVRAIARDLGMVSSAVYRYVSSRDELLTLLLVDAYSDLADAVDRAREAVGELWSDDVVAIARAARRWAVAHPARWALLYGSPVPGYHAPPERTVGVGTRVVAAFFDAVASGIATGDIRLTDAVAPQPMSSDFDRIRQEFGFPGDDQVVTKCFLLWAGVLGAISLEVFGQYGTDTLTDPEAVFDAQLRLLVDVLGRH
- a CDS encoding VOC family protein — encoded protein: MTLPVESPTQIAWVTPDLDATETALTGLLGVRKWVRIPDVHFAPDSCSYRGKPADFVASISLSYLGDMQLELIQPVRGENIYSDFLRESGPGLHHICMETESPEQLEAALAGAVESGATVVQQGVMPGGIRFAYVSAPQAAVPFVEIAYIAPEMRAFYDYIKREQR
- a CDS encoding FAD-binding protein, which gives rise to MSTEIPATVSADDVTSWSDDVDVVVIGFGIAGGCAAVSAAAAGARVLVLERAAAAGGTTSLAGGHFYLGGGTAVQQATGHPDSPEEMYKYLVAVSRQPDHDKIRAYCEGSVEHFDWLEDLGFQFERSYFPGKAVIQPNTEGLMFTGNEKVWPFLEQAVPAPRGHKVPVPGDTGGASMVIDLLLKRAATLGVQIRYETGASELIVDGSGAVTGVMWKRFSETGAVKAKSVIIAAGGFVMNPEMVAEYTPKLAEKPFVLGNTYDDGLGIRMGVSAGGATEHMDQIFITAPPYPPSILLTGIIVNKLGQRFVAEDSYHSRTSGFIMDQPDSAAFLIVDEAHLEHPKMPLVPLIDGWETVPEMEAALGIPEGNLVATLDRYNANAARGEDPDFHKQPEFLAAQDQGPWGAFDMSLGKAMYAGFTIGGLATSVDGEVLRQDGTVVPGLYAAGACASNIAQDGKGYASGTQLGEGSFFGRRAGASAARRAGRG